A region of Solanum dulcamara chromosome 7, daSolDulc1.2, whole genome shotgun sequence DNA encodes the following proteins:
- the LOC129894500 gene encoding uncharacterized protein LOC129894500, producing MDVSSDGDSEIGSPDLLQDSENILKDFKTADGRDFSYLIDVLDEASLHGMNLGMCFETWNSLECPVNPSVFDLLEKKYGKQTSWLKSERKLLFDHINSGLSEILHSFLEIYIMEKSLKRRCCSTMRRTDIEEELWRMLISHENEIRKDLSGKAIGNEIKWLQVEEEIGSICREIEKYLLDELAAILAFALRVYKMGFLAAKFSYYFPPQVTGNRYSFFPTVVSI from the coding sequence ATGGATGTCTCAAGTGATGGAGACTCTGAGATAGGGTCTCCGGATCTCCTTCAAGATAGTGAAAACATATTGAAAGACTTCAAAACTGCAGATGGCAGGGACTTTTCCTACCTGATTGATGTTTTAGATGAGGCCAGTTTGCATGGCATGAACCTAGGAATGTGTTTTGAGACTTGGAATTCTTTGGAATGTCCTGTGAATCCCTCAGTGTTTGACTTGTTAGAGAAGAAATACGGGAAACAAACATCTTGGCTGAAATCAGAAAGGAAACTTCTGTTTGACCACATAAATTCAGGGCTAAGTGAGATTTTGCATTCATTTCTGGAGATCTACATAATGGAAAAATCTTTAAAGAGAAGGTGTTGTTCTACAATGAGGAGAACTGATATTGAAGAAGAGTTGTGGAGGATGCTGATTAGTCATGAAAATGAAATACGCAAGGACTTGTCTGGGAAGGCAATTGGAAATGAAATCAAATGGTTGCAGGTCGAGGAGGAAATTGGTAGCATATGCAGAGAAATAGAGAAATATTTGTTGGATGAGCTAGCTGCAATATTAGCTTTTGCATTGAGAGTGTATAAAATGGGATTTTTGGCCGCTAAGTTTTCTTACTATTTCCCTCCTCAAGTTACTGGGAATAGATATAGTTTTTTTCCAACAGTAGTTTCGATCTGA